In Jaculus jaculus isolate mJacJac1 chromosome 2, mJacJac1.mat.Y.cur, whole genome shotgun sequence, the genomic window CAGGGTCTCACACATTTTGTGAGAATAGGCAGTTCCCCAGAAGAGACCCAGTTTCCaacacagtgcctggtactagcGGCGGCAGCAGGAATGTAGCTTTGCTCCCCTTTTGCTGCTTAGGTTATCCTAAGCCAAAGGTGGCAAATTTAATGCCTTCAGGGAGTAGCAGTAGGCACACAGGTGGGTACAGCCATGAGAACATATGGCTTTGTCAAAGGGCCCTGCGACCCAAGTGGGGGTCTATGACCCCTATGTGTCCCCAACACTTCAGATGGTGAATTCAGCAGATAGGTGACTGCAAACTAGTTGCAGCACTGCCACTGAGACTCGTGCTGCGCCACGGGTGTGCAGACTGCAAGCCCGAGCCATGGGATCCACTGTGGGGCTAGAGATGGCCAGGTGCCTGGGCAGAACAGCCTCTTGCACAAGCAGGGCTCAGCTAGGAGAATCTCTGTCTATAGTGGGCAGGGAACACCTTATTCTACAAAGACTGTGCTTTccttctgcagtgctggggattgaacccaccgcttcatgcatgctagctaAGTCTCTACCACTATGCTGCATTCCCAGCTAGAGATAATGCCTGCTGAGCCCTTTTGCAGGGGCTTTCCTAACCCAGCAAGTAAGACCCACACAGATAGTGGTCCGCAACCTAATCATCCCACACCTGTTTAGAGTGGCCACAGACCCCTCCCAGGCCTCATGTGCCCAAATAAGAAAGCTGGGGCAGGCGGAGGCAACTGAGAGTCTCATTCCTGACTCCCCATCTCTGTCAAGTCCAGCCTTCGTGGGCCCAGGCCAAAGGGAGGAGCTCATCAGAAAGGATGGAGATGAAACCTTAACAAAGGAGCTCTGATAAAGCAGGCTGAAGGGCAACTACCAAAGCCCAGGTATGCAACCCTCACCTGGCCGATGGCACAGGCTTGCCTCTCCTTAGAGCTGGGGAGCAGGCCCAGGGAGAGCAAGGCAGGAGCACCTGGATGCTGGTGCTAGTGTGGAGGCTGCTGGTGTAAACACTTAGACTTCCTAAAGCCCTACCTTAGCTGCTTGTGAGAGACCCTTGGCCAGCCATGATTACCCAAGGCCCAAAGGGGCTAGACTCAGGTGGGCAGACGGGCCCTGGCAGGGACAGTTGGAAGCTGCCATCTAAGCTTCCTTTCTCTTACTCCCAAATTCTCCACGCCTTCCCTCACATTAGCATTTATGTAGATTTTAGACGGGGTGGGTGTGGTCTGGAGTTGTGTTCTTTGTGGAAATCACTTTTGGAAGCAACGTCCTCCTTGAGCTGCTGTCATTCCAGTGCACAGCACTCCCTTCCACGAGCACATCAACTTTTATTCATTCAGCCCATGCGCTCCCCACTTCATGTTTTCAAGGCTCATACCTATGCCAGTTGGGACACAGGACAAAGGGAGAATGCCAGGATGCAGGCAAGCTCTTCAGTTCCAGCCCGCTGGCTCTCGCAAGGGCTCAGGGCATTTCTGCAAAGGCAGCACCCCACTCCCAGAGGCACAGGCGCCTCTCGGTCTCAGACTACCAGTAGCAATACAAATCTACTACTGGAGCAGCAGCGAGACAAAATTTCAATAGTATTTTGAACCCTTTCCTCTCTAAAACTGGGCCATCCAGCAACAGCTTCCCAGCCACAACCCTGCCAGTACCTGGAGTTGGATAAGCCTAGGGGGTGGGCTGGGGTACAAAAAGCTCATGGAGGGTGTGATATTAAGGCACTGCAGGTTTCTCAAGCTGCCAGGTCCCTGGTAGATCACTTGGCTCTGGACCCTGGGGCTAGACTGTGGCTTTATCTGCCCTTGGTCAAGCCACCTGGACCCAAATCCAAACATCTGCCAACACCACAAAATAAAAGATCTGTCTAGAATGGAGCTTGTTAAGAACTGAATGGAAATTTACACTCCCTGCTTCTTGGAGAACCTCAGTAAATACTGGGCTCCATCCTCCCCTTTTCACTCTCCAGTAAGCAGCTCAGCCAAGACCAAGGGCTAGAGCCTAGCCTGACTCTAACCTGGTACCCTGGGGACCTGTTAGTTACTAGAGCAAGCACAGAAGAGCTTTTGCTCATGGTTCCCTCTGGAGATTATCTTCAAAAGGAGACTTGATGtgttttaaaaacaaagccaAGTGCCTTTCCACTGAGATGCTGGGAACAGGAGCTGCCTCATCCAGTGCCATCATGAACGGGGCAGGAGGTGCAAGCCCCACAGGTGCCACAGCAGACAACTGCTCTCCAGTGAGCGCTGTGCCTGTGCTCACCACTAGCGAGGGAATGTATACGCCTGATCAGGAAGAAGCTTGAGCCAAGGTCCTCTCTTGGCCACTCCCACAGCACACTGACTCACTGGACTGAGTACCATCTCCCAACAAAACTCTTTCAAAGCTGGTCTGAGCTCACAGCCCTGGACCTCTACAGCAGATTAACCCAGGGGGAGGCATAGACGTGGCAGGCTATGTATGCCATCTCCCAGTGCAGCAGAAAAAAGGCCACTGGGCCAGGGTGCTCACACACCACCATCAGGAATTGCTGAGGAGGGCCCAATGCCTCCTAGCCTCCGGGCCATGGTGATGAGGGAGCGTAGCTGTACCAACCTCAATGGCCCCACTTCCCTGGGGTCCTGGctctccagccaccgcagagctgtctccagcccccaaacagccTCCCCTGCAGTGGGCACCAACACTTCCCCCTGCACAggagcctcctcttcctcctctccaccCCCCATACTAGAGGGCAGGCTGGCTGGGGAAGGAGGCGCTGGTGCAGAGGGCCAagcagggctcatctcctcgagGCCACCATCATCGTCCAGGTGCAGCCACTCGGCTACCTCTTCAGGTGCCAGGCGCTTGTAGGCCAGCGCTGCCAGATGAGTGAGGTCGCTGAGCACCCTGCTGTGCTCAGCAGCCTCCTCTGCCTGGTGGGTTGGTTGCTGCCCGGGCTCGAAGGAGGCCCGCAGGCCTAGCAGCCAGCAGCGCTCTATGCTGCCCGCCTGGACCAGGTCCCATGAGAGGCCAGCCAGATACAGCATGTCCTTGAGCATGAAGCTTTGCATGAAGTCCAGTGGGGAGCCGCTGGCACAAGACACGGCAAGCCGCAGCAGCTCGCGTTTGTACAGATGCTTGAAGGCTGCCACCACACCATGCTCCAGTGGTGCAGGGATATGTGCGCGGCTGGTGCCCTTACATAAAAAAAGCACCCGCACAGCGCCATCAGGGGTCTGAAGCTCTTCCGGGGCTCCAACAGGCTCAGGCCTGCACCGCCTGGGAGTCTGCTCACTTTCCTCGAAGGTGGGCATCCTGGTGGTCCAGTTTGGATAGGGTGGGTGAGCCACAAGAAGAACAGCCTTCTGCTGCAGGCAGCTTCGGCGTAAGTAGCGCTTGACACCGGGGACAAATTCCTCAAAGAACCAACCACGCAACAGCGGGCGACTGAGCCAGGCATAAGGGCTATAGCGGTAGGATGCTGGGAACTTGtcctggttgtggtggcgcaggcTGGGTGGGTTCGGCAGCTGTCCGATGATTAGTGGCTTCAGCTTGTGGCTACCCGTCAGGTTGGCAGCCAGCAGCACCGTTACTCGGTCCCCGCGCCAGCGATGGGTGCAGCCACCTAGCCCGGGATCACCAGCACCTGGAGTAGAGGTCTGCTCCGGAAGCAACCTCCAGTAAAGGCCAGTGACGTTAGCGTTGTAGATCTGCTCGTCGCCGTAGCCGCCCTCGGCCGTGGGCAGCGCAGCCGCGGACCGGTCGGGCAGACCAGGGCCCGGTGGCTGCACCCGCTCCTCCTTGACCGGAGGGCGGGGCGCGGGCACTGCAAGCGGGGTCTCGGCCTCACCGTAGATGCGCTGGCTGGAGATGCCGTGGCGTTTCTGCCAGCGCCAGAACCAGCCGTGGCTGGCCTTGAAGGTACATTCGGGTCCATAGATCTGGCGCGCGAAGGCCTCGGCCTGTGCCTGGATGACCGGCCCCGAAAGCGGCACGCCGTGCTGGCGCAGGGTGAGGAACCACGAGTAGACCGCTCGGTCGATCTCCTCCTCGTTGGCCAGCCGCATCTTCTTGCGCTGCGTGCCCACCTCGCCGCCCAGCTGGTCCAGAAACCAGCGAAGCTTGGGCTCGTCCTTGAGCCACCCGCGCAGCGTGCCGCCCGGCACGCCGAAGTCGCGGCACACGCTGGCCTGCCTCTCGCCGCCCTTCACGCGCTCGATGGCCTGCAGCTTGTCCTTGATGGAGTAGGCCTTGCGGAAAGCCATCTTCACGGCTACACGGGGCCGCGGCCCGACCGCGGGGCCCGGCGGGCACGCGGCGGAGCCCGGGGCGGGAGCGGGGGGACGCGGCGGCTCGGCTGGACGCCCGGGCGGAGGAAGACGACTGCCGTGCGGGACCGGATGCAGGGCCGCTCCGGCCTGGGAGCCCGCGGGGTACATGGCGACGGCGCAGGGAACCCCGCCGCGTGCCAGCCCGACGCTCGCCAGCGCGTGAGGTTTGGGGAGGTGCTCGGGGGCGGGTCCGGCCAACTCTCCCTTTGGTCGCACCGGCAGAGCCGCGCAGGCGCGTTACGCCGTCCCGCCCCCCGCGCACTGACCGCCGCGCGTACGCCACTCGCGCGTGCGCCCTTCGGCTCCGCCCCGTCCAGCCGGTCCCGACCACTCCATTCTGCAGGATTGGGAGGGACGACGGCTAGTCTGCAGTCGGGTTTCGGGCGGTTAGCATCGACTTCCTCCGGGTAAGAGAGCGCTCCGCGTAACTGTAGGCCGAATTCCGCTGCTATCGGTGCACTCCGCCGTGGCGGGGGGTGTCCCGGTGATGTGGCGGCGCGGGCTCGGGGCCGCATCCCCAGCGCCGCTGCTCATGGTACGTCCCGATCCCTTTCCGGTGCGCGGCGCGGCCACCCTCCCTTTTCTCGTGTGTCTTGCCCTCCCTGAGTACGCTAGGTGTCGGCGTCCTTGGCTGGCGTGTGAGTACCGCGGCCCGGGCCGCAAGGAGCACGTGGCAGGAGCCTCGGGACCGTCGGGGCTGGCGTGAGCGGGTCAGCGCGGGCGGGCGGCCGAGGCGGGCTGCGGCCACGCGGGAGACCTGCCCTGCGGACGGGCGGGCGGACCCCTGGCCTTGGGGCGAGGCCCGGCTTGCGCCCGTAACCTAGCACCGTCAACTCCAGCTGTTGACGGGGCCTGTAGTCCTTGTGATGGTGGAGCATGTGCTTATTAAGCATCCAGGGCGCACGGCTCAGATGGGATGGGTCCAGGGGAAACGTGGTTAAATTTGTCTCAGGAACACACGAAAGAGAAAGACGTCACGCCTGCGGGTTCAAAGGCAGTTAGGCTCCACTGATTGGGATGAGGTGCTCTGCGTAGCCTTCCCTAGGAAGGGGCGTTGTGAGGGGTGATCCGTGCAGCTCCGAAGGGAGCTCTTTCAGAGTTGGGGACGCATCTGGCTCCGGGCAGTAATACTTCTGAATTGACTCCTGCAGAGGGAGAACCTGGACTTCACTCAAGAGGCTCCTTCCTCCTGGGCAGGGCAAGGGATGGATGGAACAtgactcttctcttcctcccccggAGAAGAGGCCTTGCCAAGTGCTTGGCACATAACCGCGAGTTTAGTGGGCCTCTTAGTCCTGCCTCTGCTGGGCTGTCTGGGCCCTGAGCCAATCCCATAGGTCAGGAGGAAAGTGGTTTCAAAAGGACAGGCAGCCCCTCTCCGGTCTGTTTACTGGCCAGTTCAGCATGGTCCCCCATTCCCTACTTTTGAAGAGGTCAGCAGCATCTCCCCATAGGCCTCTGGGGGTTGGGTGTCCTAGGGAATAGTTGACCATTGCTTAGGAGAGAGTTTATGCCTTCTTGCCTGGGATGTGTTCTGGATGGCTTTCTGCCCTGTCAGGATTGGCTTTGGGGGAGGCCCCAGGGCTTACAACAGGAGGGACAAAAGTGCTGGCGAGGACTTAATGATCCAAAGGAGGGCGGGAAACGCAGGCTGTGCGTTTGTTTGGGGCCCTCCTCCGGTGCTGGGAGTCCACACTGCATGCAGGAAGTGGCACGCATTGAGGCATTCTTGTGGAGTAGACATGCTGGAGTGGCCATGCCCATAGTATCTAAGCTGAGTGTTCACCTAACTCAGCAGGTTTGGGTGAGCACCTCACAGCCTTGCTGTCCCCAGCTTTGGTGTAAGGTATGTCACAGGTGTAAAGGGAAAAGCTCACATAGTGGGAGTTGTCTAGCAGGCCCTGTGACCATAGGTCAGGTCAGGTTGCCACAGGTTGGGACAAATAGAACTACAAACAATGGCATTTGAGGAGGGAGGTTGTTAGGGTTGGCTAGACTTAGCTGGGATGGCTTGGACAGCCATATCCTCTAGGCCTTGAGGTGATTAGGACACCTTGCCACAGCACAGGCTGGTGTTTCTGAGAAGGACTGGAATATCCAGGAATAAGGCAGAGAGACAGTGGGAAGGGAACGTGGTGCTGAGTGATCTGTCCCCTAAAAATGGACTAAAGACATCACTTCTGTGCACACATCTGCTGTACAAAGTGGCTGCTCTGCTGCTGACTGTACATAATGAGCCTTGGCTCCAGCATCCTAACCACAGTCCAGGTGCTGCCCTAACCAGGCAGGAAGGTCAAGCTGAGTGAACTCAGTGTATTGCTACTTGGGCAGGGGTTGGGCTGGCTAGCAGACCCCATTCCTACCCATCTCCTTTGATTCTACCCTTGTGGAGGGTAGACTCTGGGAACTGATGGAGTGAAGTGGGCTCTTTATGGAAACGTTCCTATCTGTCCCAGCATGTGGAGATTTTCGTGTGTTTGCCACTGTGGTGGTGTGCAAACCTTAGCAGGCCATATGTTCATCTTATCCAGGGCCTAGTCCTCCAGTCAGGAGCGTCCTTGGCAGAAGTTGCTGCCTAAGACCAAGTTGGCAGAGGCCATGAAAGACCCAGGGTGGTCTCTTTCAGAGCACATGTGACCTGGCTCTGGAGGCCACACTGGTCAGTGAGTGAGTTCATTTGGCAAGttcctcttgagtgctgctgGGGCTGGGCATTGGGCTAGATGGCCTGCAAGGCTGTATTAGAAGCATCTCACACAGACCAAGGGCCTATTGGACCTTGTCTACCAAATCTTACCCAGGGAACCCCAGAGGTCAGATATTGTCCAACTCATACAGAGTTCTTGGCACCTGGGCTATGATGGATGGACTTACAGCCTGGGGTCAGCTTGCATCCAGGAGCAGATAGGGGATTGCTCAGGTCACTTTCCTTAGGGTCTTCTGGTGTGAAAGCTAGCTTACCCATGCTTCATTCACTCCTGTTACTGCCTGAATAAAGCTTCGGAAGAGAGGTCTGACTTTGCATAGGGATGTGGATGTTGACAAAATTGTCGTGTTGGGGTTTGAAAAGTTCCCTGTTAACTATTTTCAGGCTGTTCTTCCTGGAAAGCTGCAGGCTTGTATATGGTGTGTATTCCAGGGGAGCATTTGACCTCAGATATCTCCAGCCTGAGTACAGACTGGCTGAGTATCCCATCCTGTTGTATACCTTAGGGGTGAGCAAACTGGGGGCGGGGAGATCTTGTCCCTAACTGCTTTTGCCAGAGTCCTACTCTGGCAGCCCTATCTGGCCCCATTCCTGGCAGTGGTATTTGCTGAGTGTCTCTGTTTCCAGTGTGGATGCTCAGCCTTGGTAACAGCAAAACTGTGGGCTGCCTGGCCTCTTACAGAGTCTTTGTCATCTTCCAGACCCCATCAGTACCTTGTCTCTTTGTCAGATTGCTTGGGGTCAGATAAGGACAGGGTGGGAGAAGGTGGCTCCTATGGGCTCCAGCTAATGGGAACCCTTAAGAGTAACATTTCAAGGCATGATGGAGTTGCGTTGTTTGGGGACCCGGCAGCCACCTGGGATTTTGGTGGTATGTGTGTGATACTCCATCACCATGCCAGCTTGACAAGCAGCTTCCTAAAGGCTGTCCAGCTCACTGGGCTCCCTGAGCTGCTGTCTGGCACAGCTGGCCTTTCCCACTGCTCTAACCTTGCTGCTTTTCCTTCATGCTGACCTAGGAGGCCAAAGCAAAAGTAAGTACCCCTTTCCAGTGCCCTGTTTCTCCCTTGACCTGAGGCAGGGGACATCCAGGAGAAGCTGCACCACTACCCATGTGGAGTGTGCTGAGCAGGGCCCTGGTGCCAGGGAGCACACAGCCCTCTGCAGTGTGGAGGACAGTAAACATGAAAATGGGGCTTGAGGAAGCATCGAATCTCAGTGGCTCTGTCCTGCCCTCAGGGACCCATGGAGTCTGGTCTGCGGTCACGTGAGGTTGTGAGGTCTGGCAGGGAATTGGTTTTGGGAGTCAGCCTAGTGGACACTGCTGACTAACCTAGGGCCGCACTGCTCCATAAGAAGCCCAAGCTGGAGCAGAGCCTCAGGAACTTGATGCAAGAGAGGTTAGAGGTCACTCAGGTCCTGCTGCCTTGGTGTGTGCTGCCTCCTTGGTAACAAAGAGTGATGTCACAATACTCTGGCTCCTGAGCTCCAGCCCCACCTTGCCCCAGGGGTCCCTGCAGCTTGGCCTTGGTAAGTTGAGGGGGTGGCCTGACTCCTCAGTGGAGGAAGCCTAGTGGCTTCCCTAAAGATCCTGGGTACTCACATAGAGGTAGGCTTCAGGGCATGACAGCTTCCCAGGGTCCTGGATGGGTGTGGGATTTAGACAGGTAACCACTCTCCTGGGGTGGTGAGAATCAGGTGTTGATCTTGCTGGGCAGGGTGTTAGGAAAGGGTCCTAGGTGATGGTATGAAGACAACCCTTGTGTGTAAGGGTCTGGCAGACAACCTGGTTACTCCCGTGGATCCTCAGAAGCAGTGGCATAGCAgcaccccttcccttcccccacttcatTCTTGGATGTTGCTAGTTGAATCTGGCCCACAGAAATATTGATAGGGCCACTCCTCTGTGGCAAGACAGCCAGGCAGGCACTTATCTCCATGCTACCAGTGACTTTCTTGGCTTCAGGAATGGTAGGGGCACATCTGTCCTGTGTGGCTGCTGTTGCATGCCTGAGACCCACACCTTGTCCTGTGTGGGGTGGCGGTGGGCAAGTGCCTAATGTCATGTGGCACTTGAAAGCACACCCTAGCCCATGAGGAAGCTAATGCTCCTGGCAGAAGAGCCTTATCTATTGGCTGCAGTAACAAGTGGGATATGGTGCCCTGAGATTCTGAGGCTCCCATAGCACCCTTTTGGTTTATGTGGACCCAGAATTGTGATCTGGTAGCCTCCCAAGCTTCCTGTTAGAGTGGCCGCTTGCCTTCTGCTCCTATTCCTGTCCATGGTCAGTCAGGCTCGCAGACACGTCCCTTTCCTGAGACCCCTCCCCCTGGATAAACCACACTGTTTTGGGTGGTGTGGCGTGTAGCTGAGGTAGATGCAAGTGAGTTGTAGTGATGGACTACTGGTGCTTGTGGACCACAGGTCTCTTTCGGAACTGAACACACCAGCCGCCTAGGGAAGGTATCAGGCTCAGCATATGCAAATATAGCCAGTCTGTGTCTGAATCTTAATGTCTTAGTATAAGTCATTCTGGAACATCGGGTAGGATGTGCTTATACTAGAAAACTACTGGTTGTTTACATTAAACCCAGTATCATTGAGTACAGCTGTTTgcttcttgagacagtgtctggcAAGCTTGGAAGTGGTATAGTTTAGGTCTTTTGGATGCTGTGAGGCATGCTGTGTTAGCAAAGGCACATGGGCATACATGTACATGCGATTTGTTACTGTTTCACAAAAGTTTCCCTTGTGGTTTTGACTTTTGTGCCCTTGCATGTCATTTGGTGAAGCCCCTTTGGGAAGCCTCCCCCACCTGCCCCACTACTTTCCCCAGGCCTTCCTGCCCGCCCCTGCCTGTCAGACTAAGGAGGGCAAGGGAGGCAGGTGCCTCTGCTGTGTTGCAACTGCCTTCTTGTGCTTGCTTTTTAATGCTGCGCCCGAAGATGAGGAGTGGGAAGGCCTCTTGTGCGCTGGAGACCGTCTGGGAGGACAAGCACAAGTATGAGGAAGCTGAGCGGCGCTTCCACGAGTATGAGGCCATGCAAGCCGCCGCCTCTGCCCAGCAGCTCCTGGCTGAAGTGCCAGCTGTGAACGGGCCCAGCCAGGAGGACGCCAAAGACGCCGAAGAGGCAGAGGCTCCTGACACCAGCAGCAGGAGTGATCCTAGAAAGAGCCGCGAGTGCAGAAAGCCCCTGCAGAAGAAGAGGAAACGCTCCCCCAAGAGCTGGCTTGGCCAGACGGACCTGGCCCTTGTAGGCCTTTCAGCTGACCATGTGTGGCTGGACAAACCACTTTTCGACCAGGCAGAAAGTTCTTACCGCCAGAAGCTAGCAGATGTAGCTGCCCAGGCAGCCCGGCTGCCTCCCGTGGCCCCTCGGGGCCCCTGCACACATGGGAGCCATGTGGCCTGCCACCACGTGGCCTGGGGGATCTGGGTCAACAAGTCTTGCTTTGACCAGGCTGAGCGGGCTTTTGTGGAGTGGTCTCAGGCCTTGCTACTGGCCGCCGAGGGGAGTTGCAGGCAGGGGGTTCCTGACACCGGTCAACAGGCAGCCACCCCTGACCTGGCCATGGCCTGCCAGTCTTGCTTACCAGCCAATGGTCAGCCCCCTCTAGGTAGCCTGCAGGCACTGGTGCGGGAGGTGTGGCTAGAGAAGCCCAGGTATGACGCAGCTGAACGGGGCTTCTATGAGGCCCTGTTTGATGGCCACCCTCCAGGGAAAGTGCGCCTGCAGGAGCGAGCCAACCAAGCTGAGGGCGCCCGCAGGGGCCGCAGAGACCGGCGGAGCCGTAACGCTATAGTAAACAAGCAGCGGGCCGGGCCACGGCGTGCGGATGGGGAGGCCCCCCCTGCCTTGCCCTACTGGTACTTCCTGCACAAGGATGCTGAGGCCCCCTGGCTCAGCAAGCCCACCTACGACAGCGCAGAGTGCCGCCACCATGCTGCTGAGGCCCTACGCGTGGCTTGGCGCCTAGAAGCTGCCTCCTTGGCTCACCGATCTGGGCCGCGGTCTGGCCCATCCTTGTCCAGCTTAAGACCCAAGTAGGAAACATACAgtggccagtctgggctgcatgtGTAGGGACAGCAATTCCCAGGCTGGGTCCCCTCATACTCTGCTGGGGACCTGACTAGTTTGTAGGGTTGAGTTGGACAAGGGTAGTGTTCTGTCTTTGGGGCTTAGAGTTCTGAGTTTTTGGGATTGGGTGGAGGAAGGGTTTAACACAGGCCCAAATCCCTGTGCCTCACCCAGGGTCCCCTTTTGTCTGGACAGCCTTGAAGCCACCCTGGtaaagggctgaaaagatggttgtCTTGCAGTTGGGTCTCTGGcctctgagccatgtttggttcccaACAGCTGGCTTTAGTGTGACCACCGAGGTAAGGTGGGCATCAGATCCGAGAACACAGGGCCAACCCTGCAGCCTCTGAAGGACCTTGGCCTGCTCAGCCTCACTGGGGGAGGAGACTTGCCTTCAGCCTAAGGCCCTGAGGAACAGAGCCCTAGCAGTGATTTCTCAAGTCCATGAGTCTGGTGAAGGGCTTGGGCACTATGGAGCCATGAAAGGGACAGAAGTTAGGGAAGGACCTGGAGGACCTCAAGCAGCTGTCTGGGCCTACTGAGAATGCAACACCATTCTTGGCCCTGGGGTGTCCAGGGAGAAGTGAGGGTCCCATCTCCTGGCTGCCACTCCTGCTGTAGGGTTCACAGTGGTCTGACTCCACCAGGATACTCTGCGTGACAGGAGCAGGGCCAGGGCTCCATTCTTCTTGGAAGGTGACATGTTCTCCAAACATAGAATGGGTAGTCAGGGAGGATTAGATCAGTTTGTTATACTTGGCAAAGGCGAAGTGTAGTAGAAAGAGCCACATGTGAACACCCTTTACAATCATGTTCTCACTCTGCCAGGTATGGGAGCAGTACTGTGGCGAGTGGGTATGGTTCACCACTGCAACCTGATTTGGACTAGGGCATGAGTTGGACTTGGCCCAAGGCTGTAGCATCCTGGTCCAGAACAGTAAACTTGGTGGTTTTGTTACTCAGTGCTTTCATTGTACCAGCTACTGATTTTCACCATCCTAGTGATTGAAACCAAGAGACAAGTGCTAAAAGTACTTGCATGTTGGAGGAAAATGACAGGCTTGTTGCATAATAGTGTGAATACATGGCTTTGTGAAAAAATACTTCTCCAACGACAGAAACACTAATGAGCTGAGTGGCCTAGTCCCATTGTTGAAAACCTGTTTTGCTTGGGGGTGGCTGGCTGCTGGAGTCTCATGGCCTCTTTTGTGCTGTAGTCATTAATATGTGTTGTTGGACTGCTGGAAAAGCAGGGACTGGGCAATGAGTAAAGAGTTGGCCTGGGGAAAGAGCACTGTGCATCTGTCCTTTGTAGAGGGCTCCGTAGTTAGGCCTAGCGCCATGACCTCAGGCCGAGGCTGTTTGTCACTCCATACCTGGCAGTCCATAAACCAGCAGGACTAAGCTGCCATCTGGAATTAGGGTAGGGTGTTGTAGCCTACCTTATCACCCTGATATGGTGGATTGTTCCCGTATGCCCAGGCAGGGCAGGTCTGGGACCTGTGGGGAAGATGAAGCCAGGGGTTGCTGGGGATACCTCTTCTGGCCACACTGACCTAGCATCTCCTTCCCATCCCAGCAGAAAAATGGCTACAAACTTTCTAGTGCATGAGAAGATCTGGTTTGACAAGTTCAAATATGATGATGCAGAAAGGAAATTTTACGAGCAGATGAACGGGCCTGTGGCTGGTACCCCTCGCCAGGTGAGGACTGTTTGGGGATGCTGGTGGCTTTCTGCTCATTGGGAGGAGCTACAGTACTGGGAAGTGGTAGTTGTCTAGGCTGGGTGGGCCAGAGGTACATCACCGGGGTCAAGTGGCTCTATTACCAAAGGAACCTGGGGGATATAAAacctgggtggaggaggggcTTGGCTCTTGATCCTAACATATGGAGCAGCCCACTCTTGCTGGACCCAGGCAGCTGGGGCCAGCGAGCAGGCAGGTGTCTAGCGATAGGGGCCAGGCCTCAGCATGTATGCAACCTGCATATCATGCACAGCCAGG contains:
- the Eef1d gene encoding elongation factor 1-delta isoform X4; protein product: MRSGKASCALETVWEDKHKYEEAERRFHEYEAMQAAASAQQLLAEVPAVNGPSQEDAKDAEEAEAPDTSSRSDPRKSRECRKPLQKKRKRSPKSWLGQTDLALVGLSADHVWLDKPLFDQAESSYRQKLADVAAQAARLPPVAPRGPCTHGSHVACHHVAWGIWVNKSCFDQAERAFVEWSQALLLAAEGSCRQGVPDTGQQAATPDLAMACQSCLPANGQPPLGSLQALVREVWLEKPRYDAAERGFYEALFDGHPPGKVRLQERANQAEGARRGRRDRRSRNAIVNKQRAGPRRADGEAPPALPYWYFLHKDAEAPWLSKPTYDSAECRHHAAEALRVAWRLEAASLAHRSGPRSGPSLSSLRPKKMATNFLVHEKIWFDKFKYDDAERKFYEQMNGPVAGTPRQENGASVILRDIARARENIQKSLAGSSGPGASSGPGGDHSELIVRIASLEVENQNLRGVVQDLQQAISRLEARLSTLEKSSPTHRATAPQTQHVSPMRQVEAPTKKAATPAEDDEDNDIDLFGSDEEEEDKETARLREERLRQYAEKKAKKPSLVAKSSILLDVKPWDDETDMGQLEACVRSIQLDGLVWGGSKLVPVGYGIRKLQIQCVVEDDKVGTDLLEEEITKFEEHVQSVDIAAFNKI